GCGAACGGGATTTATCCGCTCTAAAGAATCTTTCAAATATATGAGGCAAATCTTCTTTTGATATTCCTGCTCCTTGGTCAGAAAGGGCGATTTTGACTTTGTGGTCAGAATTTTCGGAAACAATGGTTATTTTTGAATTCTCGTAACTATATTTTATTGCGTTATCTAGCAAAATCACAAATACTTCCGTAAGTTCGTCCCTGCCCCCTTTAACAAAAGCTGACGACACTTTTGTAACAATCTCAATATTCTTTTTCTTTGCCAAGGGAGACATTTTATTACACACACTTTTAATAATCTCGCGCAAAGAAATGTTTTCTATGTTTTTGCCATTATTAATTGTGTGTACTCGAGCAATTTTTAGCAGACTGTTCGAGAGGTTTTGCAATGCCCCCAATTCTTCAAGATTGCTTGAAATAAGTTTTCTTGCTTGCTTTTCGGATATTCGTTTTTCCAAAAGTTTTCCTTCCATTTCCGCTCTAAGAGTGGCGATGGGCGTTCGGAGTTCGTGGGAGGCGTCGGAAATAAATTGATTCTGCTCGTCAATCATAAGTTTTATGGGGCGAAGAGTTCTGCCTGCCAAAAAATACCCCGCTCCGCCAGAAACGGTGAGAATACCCAAATTTATTAAAAGCAAAGTATTGGCAAGTTGCCGTCTTTGTTCTTGCAATTCCTCCACACCAAACCCAAAATTGCTCGGGGGACGAGGTAAACTTCTTATTCGGTTATTGTGCAGACGAATTAAATTTTCAATTTGGCGGGAAACATTGCCGAAAATTGCCAAACTAAAAAACGCACTAACAAACATTATGATAATAAGATACCAAGCGGTTAATTTAAGACGAGTTGTCTGAAACATACTCATTTTTCTTCCTCCCTTATTTCATAACCAAATCCGCGAACAGTTCGGATTAATGACGAATTAAAAGGAACATCTATTTTATCCCGTAAATGTTTTATATGAACTTCAACCGTGTTTGGCAAAACATCAGAATCATAATTCCATACTTGAGTTACTATCTGCTCTTTTGTAACAACTTTGTTTTTATGCTTTATAAGATATTCAAGGATAGAAAATTCTTTGGGGGATAGTGTGATTAATTTACCGCCTCTTTGTACCTTAAAGGTTGCGGGGTCCATTGTTAAATCTTTAACTTGCAGTATAGTCTCAACCACATTTGAGGACCGA
This sequence is a window from Patescibacteria group bacterium. Protein-coding genes within it:
- a CDS encoding HAMP domain-containing histidine kinase, with the protein product MFQTTRLKLTAWYLIIIMFVSAFFSLAIFGNVSRQIENLIRLHNNRIRSLPRPPSNFGFGVEELQEQRRQLANTLLLINLGILTVSGGAGYFLAGRTLRPIKLMIDEQNQFISDASHELRTPIATLRAEMEGKLLEKRISEKQARKLISSNLEELGALQNLSNSLLKIARVHTINNGKNIENISLREIIKSVCNKMSPLAKKKNIEIVTKVSSAFVKGGRDELTEVFVILLDNAIKYSYENSKITIVSENSDHKVKIALSDQGAGISKEDLPHIFERFFRADKSRSLVEGYGLGLSIAKKIVLDYKGSINVTSEIGKGSTFEVSLPLARL